From a region of the Chitinophaga caseinilytica genome:
- a CDS encoding patatin-like phospholipase family protein, whose translation MLRILVFLLILGGLYPISLSAQRPKVGLTLSGGGAKGLAHIGILQAIDSAGLRVDVLTGTSMGSIVGSLYAIGYSGDSIEVMARKLDWSGLFSNQPVMSDISYEERNEYNRYMIEIPFEYGKPKLNSGVISGEQLWLELAKMCWPVRDVKDFSKFNIPFKCIATDVATGDVVTLDKGEIVESIRASMAIPSVFTTVKIDGRKLVDGGVVRNFPTVTAKEMGADIIIGSNVSGGLRTAEELNTPIDILYQLGFYKDAADFVEARKLADVYIEPELKGYSAASFGSVDSIIEIGKRAGREMYPIFKRMADSLNAIHPLAAQPKTRLPVVPDIEITKISVAGLVHSDEKFFRGRLGLEAGGCYTPDMIREAILNIYGTRFYKQITYHLRPLGYGRSELEIQAEETPLTYVKFALHYNTYTSVSAIVNITQRNFIVPNSRALVSAAISENPRLRAEFFKYLGRKRNVGFGLGAYYENNPLSYYLDFRKFLEYRTKYANVSGSLQFMLNRVMAVGIGSRWEYIRVKPKISPSIQIDGNTNQLNSFVFFGLNTLNRQQYPTRGATINFEAGAVHSQNPDMYVRQNGHDLPLDSIDFRFNNYTRVSFKSNYYVPMGRKSSLLMGAYAGFNFNYNQLLINDFRIGGVTDFSRNQIPFVGLYDGEVNTASVGALQLGWQYEALRNVFAIPRVSSAVYDFIGNVEPKYRYVTGYGLTLAYSTKLGPMEATLMYSDQAQILKAYVNLGFHF comes from the coding sequence ATGCTGCGGATTCTCGTTTTTTTACTGATTCTTGGGGGACTATATCCTATTTCGCTTTCGGCCCAGCGGCCCAAAGTAGGTCTTACGCTGAGCGGGGGCGGCGCCAAAGGGCTGGCGCACATCGGCATCCTCCAGGCGATCGACAGCGCAGGGCTCCGGGTAGACGTGCTCACGGGCACGAGCATGGGCAGCATCGTAGGCTCCCTCTACGCCATCGGGTATTCGGGCGACTCCATCGAGGTGATGGCCCGGAAGCTCGACTGGAGCGGGCTCTTTTCCAACCAGCCCGTTATGTCGGACATCAGTTACGAAGAAAGGAACGAATATAACCGGTACATGATCGAGATCCCGTTCGAATACGGGAAACCCAAGCTGAACTCGGGCGTGATTTCCGGGGAACAGCTGTGGCTGGAGCTGGCGAAAATGTGCTGGCCGGTCCGCGATGTGAAGGATTTCTCGAAATTCAACATCCCCTTCAAATGTATCGCCACCGATGTGGCCACCGGCGACGTTGTGACGCTCGACAAAGGCGAGATCGTAGAATCGATCCGGGCGAGCATGGCCATCCCTTCCGTGTTTACGACCGTGAAGATCGACGGGCGCAAGCTGGTAGACGGGGGCGTGGTGAGGAATTTCCCGACGGTGACCGCCAAAGAAATGGGCGCCGACATCATCATCGGCAGCAATGTGAGCGGGGGGCTCCGTACTGCCGAAGAGCTGAATACACCTATTGATATCCTTTACCAGCTTGGTTTTTATAAAGACGCGGCAGATTTCGTGGAGGCCCGGAAGCTGGCAGACGTGTACATCGAGCCGGAACTGAAAGGTTATTCCGCCGCGAGCTTCGGCAGTGTGGATTCCATCATCGAGATCGGCAAGCGGGCAGGGCGGGAAATGTACCCCATTTTCAAACGCATGGCCGATTCCCTGAACGCGATCCATCCCCTGGCAGCGCAGCCGAAGACCCGGCTGCCGGTGGTGCCCGATATCGAGATCACGAAGATATCGGTGGCGGGGCTCGTCCATTCCGACGAGAAGTTCTTCCGGGGAAGGCTGGGCCTCGAAGCCGGGGGCTGCTATACGCCCGACATGATCCGCGAAGCGATCCTGAACATCTACGGCACGCGGTTTTACAAGCAGATTACCTATCATCTTCGTCCGCTGGGGTATGGCCGCAGCGAGCTGGAGATCCAGGCGGAGGAGACCCCGCTCACCTACGTCAAATTCGCCCTGCATTACAATACCTACACGAGCGTGAGCGCCATCGTGAACATCACGCAGCGCAATTTCATCGTGCCGAACAGCCGTGCCCTGGTATCGGCGGCCATCAGCGAAAACCCGCGCCTCCGGGCAGAATTTTTCAAGTACCTCGGCCGCAAGCGGAACGTGGGCTTTGGATTGGGCGCCTATTACGAGAACAACCCGCTGAGTTATTACCTGGATTTCCGGAAATTCCTGGAGTACCGCACCAAATACGCCAATGTGAGCGGTTCTTTGCAATTCATGCTGAACCGCGTGATGGCGGTGGGCATCGGCTCGCGCTGGGAGTACATTCGGGTGAAGCCTAAAATCTCGCCTTCCATCCAGATCGACGGCAATACCAATCAACTGAATTCTTTCGTTTTCTTCGGGTTGAACACCCTCAACCGCCAACAATACCCGACCCGCGGCGCCACCATCAACTTTGAAGCAGGGGCGGTGCACAGCCAGAACCCGGATATGTATGTGCGGCAAAACGGGCACGATCTACCCCTCGATAGCATCGATTTCAGGTTTAACAACTATACCCGCGTTTCTTTCAAATCGAATTATTACGTGCCCATGGGCCGGAAATCGTCGCTGCTGATGGGGGCCTATGCAGGCTTCAATTTCAATTACAACCAGTTGCTCATCAACGATTTCCGGATCGGAGGGGTGACGGATTTCAGCCGGAACCAGATCCCTTTCGTGGGGTTGTACGACGGGGAGGTGAATACCGCCAGCGTAGGTGCGTTGCAGCTGGGCTGGCAATACGAAGCCCTCCGCAATGTGTTCGCCATCCCTCGGGTATCGAGCGCGGTGTATGACTTCATCGGCAACGTGGAGCCCAAGTACCGATATGTGACCGGCTATGGCCTTACGCTGGCCTACAGCACCAAACTGGGCCCCATGGAAGCCACGCTCATGTACAGCGACCAGGCGCAGATTCTGAAGGCTTATGTGAATTTAGGGTTCCATTTTTAG